From a single Paenibacillus sp. FSL R5-0345 genomic region:
- a CDS encoding DUF92 domain-containing protein: MLWIIGALGALLVAGAAYRKQSLSLSGMLAAVAMGTIYFGAGNAFWFGILLVFFISSSLLSKLHHDNKAELELTYAKTGRRDAGQVFANGGLGMVFVLLNTIVPMDLWEFLFIGVMATVTSDTWATEIGTLSKKPPRSVLTGKILPAGASGGVSSLGTLAAAAGGALIGASSWLLRMISGMPDQSFLLLTLAGLAGGLVGAFTDSILGATVQQMNRCTVCGREVESTHHCGKKVEHARGWKWMSNDAVNAVSSIAGGAMALLLGIMI; the protein is encoded by the coding sequence ATGCTATGGATTATTGGCGCACTTGGCGCTTTGTTAGTTGCGGGAGCGGCTTATAGGAAACAATCCTTAAGCCTCTCCGGCATGCTTGCCGCGGTAGCTATGGGAACCATTTATTTTGGTGCCGGAAATGCCTTTTGGTTCGGAATATTGTTGGTTTTTTTCATCTCATCAAGCCTCCTTTCTAAGCTTCATCATGACAATAAGGCAGAGCTTGAACTGACTTATGCCAAGACAGGCCGCCGAGATGCTGGGCAGGTCTTTGCTAATGGTGGGCTTGGGATGGTTTTCGTTCTACTAAATACGATTGTTCCGATGGATCTTTGGGAATTTTTATTTATCGGTGTTATGGCAACGGTAACTTCCGATACATGGGCTACGGAGATTGGTACACTCAGCAAAAAGCCGCCTCGGTCTGTGCTGACAGGTAAAATACTTCCGGCAGGTGCCTCGGGTGGCGTATCCAGTCTGGGTACGCTAGCTGCAGCCGCAGGAGGCGCGCTTATTGGTGCTTCCTCATGGCTGCTGCGGATGATATCCGGCATGCCGGATCAATCCTTCCTGTTGCTTACATTGGCTGGACTCGCTGGAGGACTTGTGGGTGCGTTCACGGATTCTATTCTAGGGGCAACCGTGCAGCAGATGAATCGTTGCACGGTATGCGGCCGCGAAGTGGAAAGTACACACCACTGCGGTAAGAAAGTTGAACATGCACGTGGCTGGAAGTGGATGAGCAATGATGCAGTCAATGCTGTTAGCTCTATCGCCGGAGGGGCAATGGCCCTATTGCTAGGGATAATGATTTAA
- a CDS encoding TetR/AcrR family transcriptional regulator, translated as MSSTSNHKHTAILDAAYELFGSGGFYETKMSEIAEQAGIAKGTVYLYFKSKEELFMAVTRRDCEGFLQQLQEKLKASDTLAGKLSIIAKHHLYYYFERKRHTKLFFRAPNNNPELVAYMTLFMEEYMQAVVKVLLEGGASEPELMAQSYIGMLDRLKMDILFDPSFKEEDAYKRAGFAAGLFIKGAMDYLNLGQDDRPVE; from the coding sequence ATGAGCAGCACGTCCAATCATAAACATACGGCCATTCTGGATGCCGCATACGAGCTCTTCGGTTCAGGCGGATTTTACGAAACGAAGATGTCGGAAATTGCGGAGCAGGCTGGGATTGCTAAGGGCACCGTTTATTTATACTTCAAGAGTAAGGAAGAATTGTTCATGGCGGTAACGCGCCGGGATTGTGAGGGATTCCTCCAGCAGTTGCAGGAAAAGCTGAAGGCAAGTGATACTTTGGCGGGTAAACTGTCGATTATAGCCAAACATCATCTTTATTATTATTTTGAACGTAAACGACACACGAAGCTTTTTTTTCGCGCACCTAACAATAACCCAGAGCTTGTGGCGTATATGACGCTTTTCATGGAAGAATATATGCAGGCAGTAGTGAAGGTATTGCTGGAGGGCGGAGCGTCCGAGCCTGAGCTTATGGCGCAGTCCTACATAGGGATGTTGGATCGACTAAAGATGGATATTTTGTTCGATCCGTCTTTTAAGGAAGAGGATGCATATAAACGCGCCGGTTTCGCTGCGGGTCTTTTTATTAAAGGGGCCATGGATTACTTGAATTTAGGTCAGGATGATAGACCGGTGGAATAG